From a region of the Pseudomonadota bacterium genome:
- a CDS encoding ChuX/HutX family heme-like substrate-binding protein, with amino-acid sequence MTDRNRPTTTDELLALRAEHPKLRERDFCSQYGVSEAQLVAAQCGSNAWRVPAHPDELIPQLEGMGEVMALTRNDACVHEKDGVYDNYRPGDHAAMVLSEHIDLRIFPSKWCHAFMLEKPLDDGVRRSIQVFDEAGDAVHKVFLRDGSKLAAWEALRKQQLEPPTGLLETLERSMPEPARGDVAKRDRLLEQWAGLTDTHQFLTLISRLKMNRLGAYRMAGEPFARALSESSVDELLQALSASSLPVMIFVGNRGCIQIHSGPIHQLKRMGPWQNVLDPGFNLHLRLDQIAEVWAVEKPTRRGPALSVEAFDGAGQLIVQVFGTGEVDSTERKAWHRTVGKLPTAEPSLAKFVGSKFVGSGSSARHEVVQKG; translated from the coding sequence GTGACCGACCGCAACCGACCGACAACAACCGACGAGCTTCTGGCGCTTCGTGCAGAGCACCCCAAGCTTCGCGAACGAGATTTCTGCAGTCAGTATGGCGTTAGCGAAGCGCAGCTGGTGGCGGCGCAGTGCGGCAGCAACGCCTGGCGCGTTCCTGCGCACCCGGACGAGCTGATACCTCAGCTTGAAGGCATGGGCGAGGTGATGGCGCTAACCCGCAACGACGCGTGCGTGCATGAAAAAGACGGTGTTTATGACAACTATCGTCCCGGCGATCACGCGGCGATGGTGCTCAGCGAGCACATCGACCTGCGGATCTTCCCATCCAAGTGGTGCCATGCGTTCATGCTCGAAAAGCCGCTGGATGACGGCGTTCGGCGCAGCATCCAGGTCTTCGACGAGGCCGGGGACGCTGTCCACAAAGTGTTTTTGCGTGATGGATCGAAGCTCGCTGCGTGGGAGGCGTTGCGCAAGCAACAGCTGGAACCACCGACCGGGCTGCTGGAGACGTTAGAGCGGTCGATGCCGGAGCCCGCGCGTGGCGATGTGGCCAAGCGTGATCGCCTCCTGGAGCAGTGGGCGGGCCTCACCGATACCCACCAGTTTTTGACGCTGATTTCGCGGCTGAAGATGAATCGACTCGGTGCTTACCGCATGGCCGGCGAGCCGTTCGCCCGCGCTTTGAGCGAAAGCTCGGTGGACGAGCTGTTGCAGGCGCTGAGCGCCAGCAGCCTCCCGGTAATGATCTTCGTTGGGAACCGGGGCTGTATCCAGATTCACTCCGGGCCGATCCATCAGCTAAAGCGGATGGGTCCGTGGCAAAATGTGCTCGACCCGGGCTTCAATCTGCACCTACGCCTCGATCAGATCGCCGAGGTCTGGGCGGTTGAGAAACCCACCCGTCGGGGCCCTGCGCTCAGCGTTGAGGCGTTCGACGGTGCCGGACAGCTTATCGTTCAGGTATTCGGGACTGGGGAAGTGGACTCGACTGAGCGGAAGGCCTGGCATCGGACGGTGGGCAAGCTGCCAACGGCAGAGCCGTCGCTCGCGAAATTTGTGGGGTCAAAATTTGTGGGGTCAGGTTCAAGTGCCAGGCATGAGGTCGTGCAGAAAGGCTAG
- a CDS encoding antibiotic biosynthesis monooxygenase, whose protein sequence is MYLAMNRFKIAKGFEEGFENVWRQRDSYLETVPGFKTFSLLKGPEKDDHVLYASHSVWESEAHFKAWTESDAFRKAHAQASAPKGTYLAHPELETFQAVL, encoded by the coding sequence ATGTATCTGGCAATGAACCGATTCAAAATCGCCAAGGGCTTCGAAGAAGGTTTCGAAAACGTTTGGCGTCAGCGCGATTCGTATCTTGAGACCGTGCCGGGCTTCAAGACATTTTCCCTGCTGAAGGGTCCAGAAAAGGACGACCATGTGCTTTACGCCTCGCACTCCGTGTGGGAATCAGAAGCACATTTTAAGGCCTGGACGGAGTCGGATGCATTTCGCAAGGCGCACGCGCAGGCCAGTGCTCCGAAGGGTACCTACCTGGCTCACCCGGAACTCGAGACCTTTCAGGCTGTTCTGTGA
- a CDS encoding TonB-dependent hemoglobin/transferrin/lactoferrin family receptor produces the protein MKATQRTLLSIAIATSLAANAQDGMDELDETVIGAEEAVAVDDHVLGTDDLIRQMTDTIEDTVRYIPGVQVNDTGNRFNDDGFNIRGLEGDFVAVTIDGVDQGETLNPPTFAPYGAFGSSRGAVEVETVKAVRITRGPNSVTDGNGALAGSVIYETKSPRDFLTSEKDSAIALKTGFDDRSDEAMISAAFANRFGSLETLLIYTLRDGNERESHSSGADILGPERGQADPMDREEQSILAKADYYLTPDQRLGLVVEQNRREATSFPLSRQSPVYFDFITDDTNDRDRVGIEYEWTNAGVTMFDSLLAAADYQNLETRGIFQFGFSGFNGDPTDDYLRTEDRAFDQESVTVGVDFTKSLDWGSLNHQISYGAEYQQGDVQNRRFDIRFNTLSPDSGLRSFVEDRSWVPDTESTQFTVYARDEVELNDQWSVFGGFRYETTEYDPQVNDLFTDPVGEAVQDADFTATVGELGVSFSPIAGHTFGLAVGQGYKAPTTQDLYLDVSSDTITDINTGQTFTDFDEISNPGLDAEQSTNYELSYMYESPRAQVAITAFQSDYEDLIQTVPGFVSYGQEVTVQQCGFGGCNNVTLTGDSIFRAENVGEVEAAGFEVDARLRMTELWAMRFGYSHVSAEHRNDSPTGAFENGDVLASESPDSAVLGLDYTAPAGNWGASAFWTWTDSRPETDDLSIATLNNFDGPVAFADSWNTLDLLGFYEIERYGMRMSLALRNVLDEDYFRWEVINGVRPGNGGFFAGAAGNGFERFTEPGRSISFDLSIAF, from the coding sequence GTTACTAAGCATCGCCATAGCGACGTCTTTGGCGGCTAACGCCCAGGACGGCATGGACGAGCTGGACGAAACTGTCATCGGTGCTGAGGAGGCGGTGGCCGTCGACGACCACGTGCTCGGCACGGACGACCTCATCCGCCAGATGACCGACACCATTGAGGACACGGTGCGCTACATTCCCGGCGTTCAGGTAAACGACACGGGCAACCGCTTCAACGACGACGGCTTCAACATCCGCGGCCTTGAGGGCGACTTTGTCGCGGTCACCATTGACGGCGTGGATCAGGGCGAAACGCTCAACCCGCCGACCTTTGCCCCCTACGGCGCCTTCGGCTCCAGCCGCGGTGCGGTGGAGGTGGAAACCGTCAAGGCCGTGCGCATCACCCGCGGCCCTAATTCGGTCACCGACGGTAACGGCGCGCTCGCGGGGTCTGTGATTTACGAGACCAAGAGTCCGAGAGACTTCCTGACGTCTGAGAAAGACAGCGCCATCGCGCTCAAAACCGGCTTTGACGATCGCTCCGACGAGGCGATGATTTCGGCGGCGTTTGCCAATCGCTTCGGCAGCCTCGAAACCCTTTTGATCTATACCCTGCGCGACGGCAACGAGCGTGAGTCGCACAGCAGCGGTGCCGACATTCTTGGGCCGGAGCGCGGCCAGGCAGATCCGATGGATCGCGAAGAGCAGTCCATCCTTGCCAAGGCGGATTACTATCTGACGCCCGATCAGCGCCTCGGTCTGGTGGTAGAGCAGAACCGCCGCGAAGCGACCTCATTCCCGCTGTCGCGTCAGTCTCCGGTCTATTTTGACTTCATTACGGACGACACCAACGATCGGGATCGCGTCGGCATCGAGTATGAGTGGACCAACGCCGGGGTCACCATGTTCGACAGCCTGCTTGCCGCCGCCGATTATCAGAACCTCGAGACGCGCGGCATTTTCCAGTTTGGCTTTTCGGGCTTCAACGGCGATCCAACCGACGACTATCTGCGAACCGAAGACCGTGCCTTCGACCAGGAGAGCGTGACCGTCGGCGTGGACTTCACGAAGTCGCTGGACTGGGGAAGCCTGAACCATCAAATTAGCTACGGCGCTGAGTACCAGCAGGGTGACGTACAAAACCGGCGGTTTGACATCCGGTTCAATACGCTTTCGCCGGACAGCGGCCTTCGGTCGTTTGTCGAAGACCGCAGCTGGGTGCCGGACACCGAGTCTACGCAATTTACGGTCTATGCGCGCGACGAGGTTGAGCTGAACGATCAGTGGTCCGTCTTCGGCGGCTTCCGTTATGAGACGACCGAATACGATCCGCAGGTGAACGACCTGTTTACCGACCCGGTCGGCGAAGCCGTGCAGGACGCTGACTTCACCGCAACGGTGGGTGAGCTCGGCGTGTCGTTCTCGCCAATCGCTGGCCACACGTTCGGTCTGGCGGTCGGCCAAGGCTACAAGGCGCCGACCACTCAGGATCTTTATCTCGACGTTTCTAGCGACACCATAACGGACATCAACACCGGCCAGACTTTCACCGATTTTGACGAAATCTCAAATCCGGGTCTGGATGCCGAACAGTCGACGAACTACGAGCTTAGCTACATGTACGAGTCGCCCCGGGCGCAGGTGGCCATCACTGCATTTCAAAGCGACTACGAAGACCTGATCCAGACCGTACCCGGTTTTGTATCTTACGGTCAGGAGGTCACCGTGCAGCAATGTGGCTTCGGCGGCTGCAATAACGTGACTCTCACCGGCGACAGCATCTTTCGCGCGGAAAACGTCGGCGAAGTGGAAGCGGCTGGCTTTGAGGTGGACGCACGCCTGCGGATGACCGAGCTCTGGGCGATGCGCTTCGGCTACTCTCACGTGTCCGCCGAACACCGTAACGACAGCCCTACCGGAGCGTTTGAGAATGGTGACGTGCTGGCATCGGAGTCCCCTGATTCGGCCGTGCTGGGACTGGATTACACGGCACCCGCAGGAAACTGGGGCGCATCCGCATTCTGGACGTGGACGGATTCTCGACCCGAAACGGACGACCTGAGCATTGCCACGCTCAATAACTTCGACGGCCCGGTGGCGTTCGCCGACTCGTGGAACACGCTCGACCTGCTGGGCTTCTACGAGATCGAACGCTACGGCATGCGGATGTCGCTGGCGCTGCGAAACGTGCTCGACGAGGACTACTTCCGCTGGGAGGTGATCAACGGCGTACGCCCCGGCAACGGTGGTTTCTTTGCCGGAGCAGCAGGCAACGGCTTCGAGCGATTCACGGAGCCAGGTCGCAGCATCTCCTTTGATTTGAGTATTGCCTTCTAA
- a CDS encoding heme ABC transporter ATP-binding protein yields the protein MSLRCENASVTIGSASILRDVSLSCERGVFTALIGPNGAGKSTLLKALAGQLHLTAGSVFLDESPLGTIDKQQLARRRAVMTQNATIVFDFRVEEVLALGVVGSTMSDAQFREATAQLCVDCDIEHLLTRSYNTLSGGEQQRVQFARALLQLQDTATDGQDQYLLLDEPTSSLDLSHELTLLKRAAEAAAGGIGVLAVMHDLNLAARFAQRIAILQHGELAAFGSPSEVLQDELLSAVYSTPVQVEQHAGLQRLVIHT from the coding sequence ATGAGTCTGCGGTGCGAAAACGCCAGCGTGACTATTGGCAGCGCGTCGATCTTGAGGGACGTCAGTCTCTCGTGCGAGCGAGGCGTCTTTACGGCACTCATCGGGCCCAATGGCGCGGGCAAGAGCACCCTGCTGAAGGCGCTTGCCGGTCAGCTTCACCTGACAGCAGGGAGCGTGTTTCTCGACGAAAGTCCGCTTGGAACCATAGACAAGCAGCAGCTCGCCCGGCGTCGAGCGGTGATGACGCAAAACGCAACCATTGTGTTTGATTTCCGCGTTGAGGAAGTACTCGCGCTGGGCGTGGTGGGCAGCACAATGTCAGATGCACAGTTCCGCGAGGCGACCGCTCAGCTCTGTGTCGACTGTGACATCGAGCATCTGCTCACCCGCTCCTACAACACGCTGTCGGGTGGGGAGCAGCAGCGCGTTCAGTTCGCCCGGGCGCTGCTCCAGCTGCAGGACACTGCGACCGATGGTCAGGATCAGTATTTGCTCCTGGACGAGCCTACCTCCAGCCTCGATCTGTCGCATGAGCTGACGCTGCTCAAGCGAGCGGCTGAGGCCGCGGCGGGTGGCATCGGCGTGCTTGCTGTAATGCATGACCTCAACCTCGCGGCTCGGTTCGCCCAGCGCATTGCGATCCTGCAGCATGGCGAGCTGGCTGCCTTCGGTTCCCCGTCAGAGGTCTTGCAAGATGAACTTCTGTCCGCTGTTTACTCAACGCCGGTGCAGGTCGAGCAGCACGCTGGCCTGCAGCGCTTGGTTATTCACACCTGA
- a CDS encoding transposase codes for MPRRPRFCPKNVPVHIIQRGNNRQAIFAAESDLAAYAHWLRERAEKFQVEIHGWVFMTNHVHLLLTPSTDSGISKLIQSLGLRYARHFNYTYARSGSLYDGRFKSCLVEDHNYLLTCLQYIELNPLRAGMVTDPGNYPWSSYRSHAFGLPAKMWSPHPLYRSLGENPKQRQQAYRQRITQQLDQVVMTKIRHCINTGMTLGSDKFKAQIRALTN; via the coding sequence GTGCCCAGACGCCCTCGGTTTTGCCCAAAAAATGTACCCGTACATATCATTCAGCGCGGCAACAACCGACAGGCGATTTTCGCTGCCGAGAGTGACCTTGCCGCATACGCGCATTGGCTAAGAGAAAGGGCTGAAAAGTTTCAAGTAGAAATTCACGGCTGGGTGTTCATGACCAATCATGTACATCTACTCCTAACGCCATCGACCGATTCGGGTATTTCAAAGCTGATCCAAAGCCTTGGCCTACGATACGCGCGGCACTTCAATTACACGTATGCCCGATCTGGCTCACTCTATGACGGGCGGTTCAAGTCCTGCCTGGTGGAAGATCACAACTACTTGCTGACATGCCTTCAGTACATAGAACTCAATCCACTACGCGCCGGCATGGTGACCGACCCCGGAAATTACCCCTGGTCAAGCTACCGCTCTCACGCGTTCGGCTTGCCGGCAAAAATGTGGAGTCCACACCCGCTGTATCGCTCCCTGGGCGAAAACCCAAAGCAACGCCAGCAAGCCTACCGCCAGCGCATCACCCAGCAACTCGATCAAGTCGTCATGACCAAAATTCGCCACTGCATCAACACCGGTATGACACTAGGATCAGATAAGTTCAAAGCCCAGATTCGCGCCCTGACCAACTAG